The genomic interval GGTGCGGAAAGGGGTGGTCCAGGCGGCGCAAGCCGCGGGCAAGCGCTCGATCCGCTGCTCGGTGGCGTCGAATCCGGAGTTCCTTCGCGAGGGCAGCGCGGTCGAGGACTTCCTTCACCCCGATCGCGTCGTGATCGGAGCCGACGATCCGGAAGCGGTCGCGATCCTGAAGGATCTGTACAAGCCGCTGAACCTGATCGAGGTTCCGTTCGTGATCACCAACGTCGCGACGGCGGAGCTGATCAAGTACGCGAGCAACGCGTTCCTCGCCACGAAGATCAGCTTCATCAACGAGATCTCGGCGCTCTGCGAGGCGGTCGGCGCCGACGTCCACCACGTCTCTCGCGCGATGGGCCTCGACGGGCGCATCGGTCGCAAGTTCCTGCACCCCGGTCCCGGCTACGGCGGCTCGTGCTTCCCGAAGGACACGCTCTCGCTGGTCCAGTTCAGCCGCGAGTTCGGCGTCGAGCAGCGCATCGTGGCGGCGACCGTGGCCGCGAACGACGCGCAGCGCGAGCGGATGATCTCGAAGGTCGAGAAGATGATCGGGCCGGTTCGGGGCAAGACGATCGGCGCGCTCGGGCTCTCCTTCAAGCCGAACACCGACGACGTGCGCGAGTCCCCGGCGATCTGGGTGATCCGCGAGCTGCAGAAGCTCGGCGCGCGGATCCGCTGCTACGACCCCGAGGCGATGAAGACCGCCTCTCGCGAGCTCTCCGACGTCGACTTCTGCGAGGACGCGTACGACACGGCGAAGGGGAGCGACGCGCTGCTCTTCCTGACCGAGTGGAACGAGTTTCGCAAGCTCGATCTCGTGCGTTTGAAGGAGCTGCTTCGCGATCCGGTCGTGATCGACATGCGAAACGTCTGCGAGCCGGCCGAGATGGCGCAGATGGGCTTTCGTTACACCGGAGTGGGGCGATAGCCCGGACCCCTGAAATCCATCCTGTCGTGCTCGCGGGCGGCGCGGGAACCCGCTTCTGGCCCGCGAGTCGACGCGCGCTGCCCAAGCCGTTCGTCAACCTGGTCGGGACGCGCACGCTGCTCGGTGACACCCTGGAGCGACTGCGCCTGGTCGCGCCGGCGCGGCGCACGACCGTCGTCTCGTCCGCATCGCTCGCGCGCCCCACGCGTTCGGCGCTGCGCGGCCATCGGGGCGCGCGACTCCTGCTCGAGCCTCTGGCGCGCAACACCGCCGCGGCGATCGCCTGGGCCGCAGCGGACGCGCTCGGGCGCGGCCACGACGGGGTGATCGGAGTGTTTCCCGCGGACCACTGGATCGCGAAGCCCACCGCGTTCGCGGCGTGCGTGCGGCGGGCGGCGCGCGTCGCCGCGGACGGCGAGTGCCTCGTGCTCCTGGGCATCGAGCCCACGCGGCCCGACCCGGCCTACGGCTATCTGCGCGTGCCCCGGCGCGCGGATGCCGGCGGGGGTCTCGCGGTCGAGCGCTTCGTCGAGAAGCCGAGCCGCGCGCGCGCCCGGAGCCTTCTCGCGAGCGGTCGCTACCTGTGGAACTCCGGCGCGCTGCTCGCCCGTCCGGAGCGGATCCTGACCGAGACGCGTGAGCAGGCCCCCGAGGTCTGGGATGCGCTCGGGCCGGCACTTTCGCGCATGGCCGAGGGGAGGGCGGTGTCCCGTACCCGGCTCTCGCGCGCCTGGGCTCGCGTCACGCCGCTCTCCTTCGATTTCGCGGTCCTGGAGCGCAGTCGCCGCGTCCGGGCGGTGCGCGGGGGCTTCGCCTGGTCCGACCTCGGCAGCTGGGACGCGCTCGGTGAGCACCTGTCTCCGTACGAGGGCAACCATGTACACTGCTCCCCCGAGCCGCTTCTGCTCGGGGCGACGCGCAATGTCGTGTGGAGCTCCGCCGATAGGCAGGTGGTGCTGATCGGCGTGCGTGATCTGCTTGTGATCCAGACCACCGACGCACTGCTCGTCTGCGCTAAAGATCGGGCGCAGGACGTTCGAGAGGTCGTCGGAGCGCTCGCCCGAAGACATCGTGAAGAACTCCTGTAGGAGTTCCGTCCACCAGCCAGCACGCACCGAGGCACACGGAAATGAAGGAACGCAACGAAGCTCTCCGCGGGATTCCGCTCTTCCGCAATCTCGACGAGAAGGATCTCGCCGACATCGCGGGACTGCTGATCGACCGGAAGTTCCCGCGCGACGCCGTCATATTAGAGGACGGTTCGCTCGGCGACTACATGTACCTGATCCAGGAAGGTCAGGTGAAGGTCACGAAGATGTCCGAGGACGGCCGCGAGAAGATCCTCGAGATGCTCGGGCCCGGCGACTTCTTCGGCGAGATGGCGCTGCTCGACCGCGAGCCGCGTTCGGCCTCGGTCAAGACCACGACCGCGTGCGTGCTCCTCGCGCTCTCGCGGATGGATTTCCTCGGGCTCCTGAAGCAGGACCACGAGCTCACGCTCGAGCTGCTCCGCGAGCTCGCCCGCCGCATCCGCGAGACCGACGAGCAGATCCGCGGCCTCTCCTTCGAACGGGTCGAGAGTCGCGCCCGGCGGCTTCTGGCGCGGCTGGCCAAGGAGAAGGTACCTGAGCGCGCGGACCGGATGGCGACCTCGCCGATCACGCATCAGCAGCTCGCGGACCTCGTCGGCACGAGCCGCGAGACGATCACGCGAATCGTGAAGGA from Deltaproteobacteria bacterium carries:
- a CDS encoding mannose-1-phosphate guanylyltransferase, whose translation is MERVSQARSRAFEGAASRSGRDRHAKRLRAGRDGADGLSLHRSGAIARTPEIHPVVLAGGAGTRFWPASRRALPKPFVNLVGTRTLLGDTLERLRLVAPARRTTVVSSASLARPTRSALRGHRGARLLLEPLARNTAAAIAWAAADALGRGHDGVIGVFPADHWIAKPTAFAACVRRAARVAADGECLVLLGIEPTRPDPAYGYLRVPRRADAGGGLAVERFVEKPSRARARSLLASGRYLWNSGALLARPERILTETREQAPEVWDALGPALSRMAEGRAVSRTRLSRAWARVTPLSFDFAVLERSRRVRAVRGGFAWSDLGSWDALGEHLSPYEGNHVHCSPEPLLLGATRNVVWSSADRQVVLIGVRDLLVIQTTDALLVCAKDRAQDVREVVGALARRHREELL
- a CDS encoding UDP-glucose/GDP-mannose dehydrogenase family protein — translated: MNIAVIGTGYVGLVTGAGFSEFGINVICVDKDVEKIARLERGELPIFEPGLDDIVQRNVAAGRLRFTTDARSAVQQSLVIFIAVPTPPQEDGSTDLSYVDEVARTIGEHLDGYKVVVTKSTVPVKTAERVRKGVVQAAQAAGKRSIRCSVASNPEFLREGSAVEDFLHPDRVVIGADDPEAVAILKDLYKPLNLIEVPFVITNVATAELIKYASNAFLATKISFINEISALCEAVGADVHHVSRAMGLDGRIGRKFLHPGPGYGGSCFPKDTLSLVQFSREFGVEQRIVAATVAANDAQRERMISKVEKMIGPVRGKTIGALGLSFKPNTDDVRESPAIWVIRELQKLGARIRCYDPEAMKTASRELSDVDFCEDAYDTAKGSDALLFLTEWNEFRKLDLVRLKELLRDPVVIDMRNVCEPAEMAQMGFRYTGVGR
- a CDS encoding Crp/Fnr family transcriptional regulator — encoded protein: MKERNEALRGIPLFRNLDEKDLADIAGLLIDRKFPRDAVILEDGSLGDYMYLIQEGQVKVTKMSEDGREKILEMLGPGDFFGEMALLDREPRSASVKTTTACVLLALSRMDFLGLLKQDHELTLELLRELARRIRETDEQIRGLSFERVESRARRLLARLAKEKVPERADRMATSPITHQQLADLVGTSRETITRIVKDLKDEGWLEQEGKRYLVPMADTDAAERA